One genomic segment of uncultured Tolumonas sp. includes these proteins:
- the ileS gene encoding isoleucine--tRNA ligase, with product MSDYKHTLNLPETAFPMRGDLAKREPEMLKSWYEQDLYGAIRKAKAGKKSFILHDGPPYANGSIHIGHSVNKILKDIIIKSKGLSGFDSPYVPGWDCHGLPIELKVEGMVGKPGEKVSAAEFREECRKYAKTQVEAQKTDFIRLGVLGDWEHPYLTMDFNTEANIIRSLGKIIANGHLHKGSKPVHWCTDCGSALAEAEVEYYDKKSPAIDVRFRAEDEALVAGKFGAAGEGPLSVVIWTTTPWTLPANRGVALHPELDYVLVQVSGEQPERLVLGAALYESVLARAKIADFTILGRCIGADLELLRFHHPFYDFTVPVVLGDHVTTDSGTGAVHTAPGHGQEDFVVGNKYGLEVANPVAGNGTYLADTPLFAGQHVFKANDKVVDVLREHGALLHHEAYLHSYPHCWRHKTPIIFRATPQWFISMEQAGLRKKALADIKGVRWIPEWGQNRIEAMVENRPDWCISRQRTWGVPIALFVHKETQQLHPRALELMEEVAKRVEVKGIQAWWDLDAAELLGAEAADYDKVPDTLDVWFDSGSTHASVVDVRPEFNGHSADMYLEGSDQHRGWFMSSLMIGVAMKHQAPYRQVLTHGFTVDGSGRKMSKSLGNVVSPQDVMNKLGADILRLWVASTDYTGEMTVSDEILKRSADAYRRIRNTARFFLANLNGFNPETDMVSPEEMVVLDRWAVGRAKAVQEEIIAAYENYDFHIVTQKLMQFCSVEMGSFYLDIIKDRQYTAKADSIARRSCQTALFHIVEAMVRWLAPIMSFTAEEIWKLLPGQRDKFVMTGEWYTDLFAMQAGEALDDTVWADLLAVRAEVNKALEVARNEKLIGSSLQAEVTLFANAELAAKLRLLGDELRFVLLTSKALVQEVSAQPEGAQATEVAGLWLQVAVSTAAKCERCWHHVDDVGAHEGHGDICGRCVTNVAGEGEVRRFA from the coding sequence ATGAGCGACTATAAACATACGTTGAACCTGCCGGAAACCGCGTTTCCAATGCGTGGCGATCTAGCAAAGCGTGAGCCGGAAATGCTGAAAAGCTGGTACGAACAAGATTTGTACGGTGCGATCCGCAAAGCCAAAGCCGGTAAAAAATCATTCATTCTGCATGATGGCCCACCTTACGCGAACGGCAGCATTCATATTGGTCACTCCGTCAATAAGATCCTGAAAGACATTATTATTAAATCCAAAGGGTTATCGGGTTTTGATTCCCCTTATGTGCCAGGTTGGGATTGTCATGGTCTGCCAATCGAGCTGAAAGTGGAAGGCATGGTCGGTAAACCCGGTGAAAAAGTGTCTGCTGCCGAGTTCCGCGAAGAGTGCCGGAAATACGCCAAAACGCAGGTTGAAGCGCAGAAGACCGATTTTATCCGTCTGGGCGTGTTAGGTGATTGGGAACACCCGTACCTGACCATGGATTTCAATACCGAAGCCAACATTATCCGTTCGCTGGGCAAGATCATTGCCAATGGTCATCTGCACAAAGGCTCCAAGCCGGTGCATTGGTGTACCGATTGCGGCTCTGCATTAGCCGAAGCGGAAGTGGAATATTACGATAAAAAATCACCAGCGATTGATGTGCGTTTCCGTGCTGAAGATGAAGCGCTGGTAGCGGGTAAATTTGGTGCTGCCGGTGAAGGCCCATTGTCGGTGGTGATCTGGACAACCACACCATGGACACTGCCAGCTAACCGCGGTGTTGCGTTGCACCCTGAATTGGACTACGTGCTGGTGCAGGTCAGCGGCGAACAGCCTGAGCGTTTAGTGTTAGGCGCTGCACTGTATGAATCAGTATTAGCCCGCGCCAAAATCGCGGACTTCACTATTTTAGGTCGTTGCATTGGTGCCGATCTGGAACTGCTGCGTTTCCACCATCCGTTCTACGATTTTACCGTGCCGGTTGTGTTAGGCGATCACGTTACCACCGATTCCGGTACCGGTGCTGTGCATACTGCGCCAGGCCACGGTCAGGAAGACTTTGTAGTCGGTAACAAATACGGTCTGGAAGTGGCAAACCCGGTTGCGGGTAACGGAACTTATCTGGCGGATACGCCACTTTTTGCTGGTCAGCATGTATTTAAAGCCAATGACAAAGTGGTGGATGTGCTGCGTGAACACGGTGCTCTGCTGCATCACGAAGCTTATCTGCATTCTTATCCACATTGCTGGCGCCATAAAACCCCGATCATTTTCCGTGCAACACCACAATGGTTTATCAGCATGGAACAAGCCGGTCTGCGTAAAAAAGCCCTGGCGGATATCAAAGGTGTACGCTGGATCCCGGAATGGGGCCAAAACCGTATTGAAGCGATGGTCGAAAACCGTCCTGACTGGTGTATCTCTCGTCAGCGCACTTGGGGTGTACCGATTGCCTTGTTCGTGCATAAAGAAACCCAACAACTGCATCCACGCGCGCTGGAGCTGATGGAAGAAGTTGCCAAGCGTGTTGAAGTGAAAGGCATTCAAGCATGGTGGGATCTGGACGCAGCAGAATTGCTGGGTGCGGAAGCCGCTGATTATGACAAAGTGCCCGATACGTTAGACGTGTGGTTCGACTCTGGTTCTACTCACGCCTCGGTGGTCGATGTGCGCCCTGAATTTAACGGCCATAGCGCAGACATGTATCTGGAAGGCTCTGATCAACATCGTGGCTGGTTCATGTCTTCACTGATGATCGGTGTCGCGATGAAACACCAAGCCCCTTACCGCCAAGTACTGACCCATGGTTTCACCGTGGATGGTTCTGGCCGTAAGATGTCGAAATCGCTGGGTAACGTTGTTAGCCCGCAAGATGTGATGAACAAACTGGGTGCCGATATTCTGCGTCTGTGGGTTGCTTCAACCGATTACACCGGTGAAATGACCGTCTCCGACGAGATCCTGAAACGTTCTGCCGATGCTTACCGTCGTATTCGTAACACCGCCCGTTTCTTCTTGGCAAACCTGAATGGTTTCAATCCTGAAACGGATATGGTGTCGCCAGAAGAGATGGTGGTACTCGATCGCTGGGCCGTCGGTCGTGCGAAAGCGGTACAAGAAGAGATCATCGCCGCGTATGAAAACTACGATTTCCACATTGTGACGCAAAAACTGATGCAGTTCTGCTCGGTGGAAATGGGATCGTTCTATCTGGATATCATCAAAGATCGTCAATACACCGCGAAAGCAGACAGCATCGCGCGTCGCTCTTGCCAGACCGCGCTGTTCCACATCGTGGAAGCCATGGTTCGCTGGTTAGCACCAATCATGAGCTTCACTGCCGAAGAGATCTGGAAACTGTTACCGGGTCAACGCGATAAGTTCGTGATGACGGGGGAATGGTATACCGACTTGTTTGCTATGCAAGCAGGGGAAGCGCTGGATGACACCGTATGGGCTGATTTGTTAGCTGTTCGTGCAGAAGTGAATAAAGCGCTGGAAGTCGCGCGTAATGAAAAACTCATCGGTAGCTCGTTGCAGGCAGAAGTGACCTTGTTCGCGAATGCTGAATTGGCAGCGAAACTACGCTTGCTGGGTGATGAATTACGTTTTGTGTTGCTGACCTCAAAAGCGCTGGTGCAGGAAGTGTCTGCCCAGCCAGAAGGCGCACAAGCAACCGAGGTGGCTGGCTTGTGGTTACAAGTTGCCGTTAGTACGGCGGCAAAATGTGAACGCTGCTGGCATCATGTTGACGATGTCGGTGCACATGAAGGTCACGGTGATATTTGTGGTCGATGCGTCACTAACGTAGCCGGAGAAGGCGAAGTTCGCCGCTTTGCATGA
- the ispH gene encoding 4-hydroxy-3-methylbut-2-enyl diphosphate reductase yields MKILLANPRGFCAGVDRAITIVKNALHKFGAPIYVRHEVVHNKYVVDELKSMGAIFVDELDEIPDGNTVIFSAHGVSKAVREEAKKRGLQVFDATCPLVSKVHMEVHRASRKGQEVILIGHKGHPEVEGTLGQYDETGVGMYLIEDATQVNSLPIQQPENVSFVTQTTLSVDETRDVIDALRDTFPAIQGPRKDDICYATQNRQDAVRALAPQVDVLLVVGSKNSSNSNRLRELAERLGTKAYLLDDASKLQEEWFSNATSVGVTAGASAPEVLVQSVIDRLYQLGGSNLEQMDGVLEDTVFEVPVELRVKN; encoded by the coding sequence ATGAAAATTCTGTTAGCCAATCCACGCGGTTTTTGTGCCGGAGTCGATAGGGCGATCACCATTGTCAAAAATGCCCTGCATAAATTTGGCGCACCGATTTATGTTCGCCATGAAGTCGTGCACAACAAATATGTTGTGGATGAGTTGAAATCGATGGGCGCTATTTTTGTCGATGAGCTTGATGAGATCCCTGATGGCAATACTGTAATTTTTTCCGCACACGGTGTATCCAAAGCCGTTCGTGAAGAAGCCAAAAAACGCGGTTTGCAGGTGTTTGATGCAACTTGCCCGTTGGTGAGCAAAGTTCATATGGAAGTGCATCGCGCCAGCCGAAAAGGTCAGGAAGTGATATTGATCGGGCATAAAGGCCATCCGGAAGTGGAAGGTACGCTTGGCCAGTATGATGAGACTGGTGTTGGTATGTATTTGATCGAAGATGCCACACAGGTGAATTCGCTTCCGATTCAGCAGCCAGAAAATGTCAGCTTTGTAACGCAAACTACGTTGAGTGTTGATGAAACCCGTGATGTGATTGATGCCCTGCGCGATACGTTTCCGGCCATTCAAGGGCCGCGTAAAGATGATATCTGTTATGCCACGCAAAACCGTCAAGACGCCGTTCGCGCTTTAGCGCCACAAGTTGATGTATTGCTGGTGGTTGGCTCGAAAAATTCTTCAAATTCTAATCGGTTACGCGAATTGGCTGAACGACTCGGCACCAAAGCTTATCTGCTTGATGATGCGTCAAAATTACAAGAAGAATGGTTTAGCAATGCGACAAGTGTTGGTGTGACCGCTGGTGCCTCGGCACCGGAAGTATTAGTACAGAGTGTGATCGATCGGCTCTATCAACTGGGCGGCAGTAATTTAGAACAAATGGATGGTGTGCTAGAAGACACCGTGTTTGAAGTGCCAGTAGAATTGCGAGTTAAAAATTAA
- a CDS encoding GspH/FimT family pseudopilin has translation MSNSSQGFTLLELMVTIAMVLILAAIAVPGVSSMVQTNAVSSYANMISTSLMLAKSEASKRSAVVNFVPEINWSDGWNVEDSGGTVIRRFDGIPAAYTVSTSATSLGFRNDGSITTSAAYTVKLQPATGCTADLVREIKVTLTGTVSVSSGGTCS, from the coding sequence ATGAGCAATTCCTCACAAGGATTTACATTGCTAGAGCTCATGGTGACCATTGCCATGGTGCTCATTCTTGCCGCTATTGCGGTGCCAGGCGTATCGTCGATGGTGCAAACTAATGCAGTTTCTTCCTATGCCAACATGATTTCAACTTCATTAATGTTAGCGAAATCAGAGGCCAGTAAACGTTCAGCGGTTGTTAATTTCGTACCAGAAATCAATTGGAGTGATGGTTGGAATGTTGAGGACAGTGGTGGCACGGTAATTCGACGATTTGATGGTATTCCAGCTGCTTACACGGTTTCTACGTCAGCAACATCGTTGGGTTTTCGTAATGATGGTTCGATCACGACCAGTGCAGCTTACACAGTCAAATTGCAACCAGCGACAGGTTGTACAGCCGATTTGGTGAGAGAGATAAAAGTAACGCTAACGGGCACGGTTTCGGTTTCTAGCGGCGGAACATGCTCATAA
- the lspA gene encoding signal peptidase II, translating into MMTLLTKTGLRWIWLAVLAIVLDQITKLAIMQHIPYGHGVYVTSFFNLVHVYNLGAAFSFLAGAEGWQRWLFSGLAVVISGILLVAMARTPAKLSLTNVAYSLVIGGALGNLIDRIIYGHVVDFLDFHWQEVYRFATFNVADMAITCGAALIILDGFIKKPVDK; encoded by the coding sequence ATGATGACATTACTGACGAAAACCGGATTACGCTGGATTTGGTTGGCTGTGTTGGCGATTGTGTTAGATCAGATCACCAAACTGGCGATCATGCAGCACATTCCTTACGGGCACGGGGTGTATGTCACCTCGTTCTTTAATCTGGTGCATGTATATAATCTGGGAGCGGCTTTTAGCTTCCTTGCAGGTGCGGAAGGCTGGCAGCGCTGGTTATTCAGTGGTTTGGCGGTAGTGATCTCGGGCATTTTGCTGGTAGCGATGGCCAGAACTCCTGCTAAGTTATCACTGACCAATGTCGCATACAGTTTGGTGATTGGTGGTGCGTTAGGAAATCTGATCGACCGCATCATCTATGGTCATGTTGTCGATTTTCTTGATTTTCACTGGCAGGAAGTCTATCGATTTGCCACATTCAATGTGGCGGATATGGCCATCACTTGTGGTGCAGCACTGATTATTTTGGACGGTTTTATTAAGAAACCCGTCGATAAATAA
- a CDS encoding PilW family protein yields MSLNINCLSVISITKQHGFGLIEVMIAMTLGLLILAGISQYYVSDNRTDVTTQALNQITDNARFIANKLGREVRMAGYTGPMKIASTNLLNVSAAIPLAYDLSNGIAGFDNLASGAIPTALSSHINPNTLGPIANTDVVVLRTTQDVQPVMLAADSTASNITVENVTNSSRSCASGSPLSGICVNDLLLISDYRKAFFFQASSITSGGVITHTAAGTPGNNVTSWTETFTTVSEVMPYQTVTYFLAEGENGQSALFRQENAKPAVEFIPNVANFQVTYGVDTNSDKSVDGSYIAAGAVTNWDNVLSVRFSLLLASENHGVVDTPMNVSAPAFPDGTSTAPDRRLYKSLIFTAALRNRIQ; encoded by the coding sequence ATGTCTCTGAATATTAATTGCTTATCGGTTATTTCGATAACCAAGCAGCATGGTTTTGGTTTAATCGAAGTCATGATAGCCATGACTCTAGGCTTGCTTATTTTAGCGGGTATTTCCCAATATTATGTGTCAGATAATCGCACTGATGTCACCACTCAAGCATTAAACCAAATCACCGATAATGCTCGTTTTATTGCCAATAAGCTGGGTCGAGAAGTGCGTATGGCGGGCTATACAGGGCCGATGAAAATTGCATCAACTAATCTACTCAATGTTAGTGCTGCTATTCCATTGGCTTATGATTTATCGAATGGAATAGCCGGTTTCGATAATCTGGCGTCTGGCGCCATTCCAACTGCTCTTAGTTCTCACATTAATCCTAATACGCTTGGGCCAATCGCTAATACCGATGTTGTTGTGCTTCGCACCACACAAGATGTGCAGCCGGTCATGCTTGCTGCTGATAGCACTGCATCTAATATCACGGTTGAAAATGTTACGAACTCATCCAGAAGTTGTGCGAGTGGTTCGCCGCTAAGCGGTATTTGTGTTAATGACCTATTATTAATTAGTGACTACCGAAAGGCATTTTTCTTTCAGGCTTCGTCTATTACATCGGGTGGCGTCATTACACACACTGCCGCAGGAACACCAGGTAATAACGTAACCTCATGGACGGAAACATTTACTACAGTATCAGAGGTAATGCCTTATCAAACTGTGACTTATTTTTTGGCTGAAGGCGAGAATGGGCAATCGGCATTGTTTAGGCAAGAGAATGCCAAACCTGCAGTTGAATTTATTCCGAATGTGGCCAATTTTCAGGTGACATATGGTGTTGATACCAACAGCGATAAATCAGTTGATGGCTCATATATTGCTGCAGGTGCGGTAACCAATTGGGATAATGTTTTATCTGTACGTTTTTCATTGTTGCTTGCCAGTGAAAATCATGGGGTTGTTGATACGCCTATGAATGTTTCTGCCCCTGCATTTCCTGATGGCACCTCAACTGCTCCCGATCGGCGTTTATATAAATCGCTAATATTTACTGCAGCACTGAGAAATCGAATTCAATAA
- a CDS encoding PilC/PilY family type IV pilus protein, protein MLITGAIVWPVSAAINIAQKPLFLESTMPPNVMFTLDNSGSMSWSFIPDSIGNDNGQCDPQSQRNSTITYSYSGSSYSFNANLCEANNYNGIYYDPRVTYKPRIDDDGVTEKPVSLLTDCNSVIATVTNCTYRGSSYNKPYSCRDSTYPVNNLSEAIQSSSYNSRTDLTDTTYAAPACYYFRYTPSGTPTKSTTTLDTTTSHYTFVAIDKSAPTKTYNSKSYDPTSQAQVTYRTDCANPEACTYSEELRNYSIWKQFYSTRIDAAKSYIGIAFSSLNSKIRVGYAELNNNNNDNDNDPTSIAGYSTSNIRLPVEQLSDSKNRFYTRLNSAIANNGTPLRSAMTSVGNYFDYSKNAAQIGTSASPWSDNPANLSNPGNISACRLSYNILMTDGYWNTDNPTATGPYANNDGVAGSAIGSYTYQPINPYKDNYSKTLADVAMYFWNKDLVDNNIAPNKVPKTSSDSDAIWQHLTQMTIGFGVSGKLNADNPSLSNSQILSGITNGTLTWPDPTLSDSAKLDDLWHAAVNSRGGFYNASNPTEFINALNAVLAEIQASAGSFSVTAANSSSITANSAIYQAGYYPGWVGRVFKYSLNQSTGAISATPIKASTPTPANRSIYTWGNTSSATTFTWDNLSAEQQGYLNINPKSNSGGTDTLGSSRLDYLRGVQSSEVQNNGTFRNRKIPADETGSPSAVLGDIINSSTVYVSNENYGYDDKVSALTTTEKTSYTTFNASTNKSSRTAMVYVGANDGMLHGFNADTLVEKFAVVPSAIYPKLNLLTSTDYAHEYYVDGSPVVGDAYINPSWKTVLLGSTGAGGKSVFALDITDPDHFATGKLMWQFDTSNPTYANNIGYSIPHPSIVRLHNGKFVALIANGYNSTNGHAVLFIVDIANGSVIKAIDADVGPDNGLSSPAPVDKDGDRITDYVYAGDLKGNLWKFDLSSDTEADWAATKLFTACSADTCSDSNRQPITSKPEAMRHPKGGIMVLFGTGSYFSTSDNAAARIEAIYGVRDYGSSELTRTNLLRQKILAEADDTRIVSNTAVDYSTYKGWYLPLIYPDTSTTPTGERVVNDMVLSSSKLIVTTLIPSAASSCDPGGNSWLMELDPINGARLNYVVLDINNDGALNDSDNKSYTETDAQTGVTKTNANTPVSGKKYSGLITTPTI, encoded by the coding sequence GTGTTAATTACAGGTGCCATCGTGTGGCCTGTGAGTGCTGCAATCAATATTGCGCAAAAGCCGTTATTTTTAGAAAGCACAATGCCACCGAATGTTATGTTTACATTAGACAATTCAGGCTCTATGAGTTGGAGTTTTATTCCCGATAGTATTGGAAATGATAACGGACAATGTGATCCTCAATCGCAGCGGAACTCAACGATTACATACTCATACAGTGGCAGTTCATATTCATTTAATGCGAATTTATGTGAGGCTAATAACTATAATGGTATTTATTATGATCCAAGAGTGACGTATAAACCACGTATTGATGATGATGGTGTTACTGAAAAGCCTGTTTCTCTTTTGACTGATTGTAACTCGGTAATAGCTACAGTAACAAACTGCACTTATCGTGGGTCAAGTTATAACAAACCATATAGCTGTCGTGATAGTACATACCCTGTGAATAATTTGAGTGAAGCAATTCAAAGTTCTTCGTACAATAGTCGGACGGATTTAACAGATACTACTTATGCTGCACCTGCATGTTATTATTTCCGTTATACCCCATCAGGAACACCGACAAAATCAACGACAACATTAGACACAACAACTAGTCATTATACTTTTGTTGCTATAGATAAAAGTGCACCAACAAAAACGTATAATAGCAAATCTTATGATCCTACTAGCCAAGCACAAGTCACTTATCGCACTGACTGCGCTAATCCAGAAGCTTGTACTTATTCAGAGGAATTGAGAAATTATTCGATCTGGAAACAATTTTATAGTACACGTATTGATGCTGCTAAAAGTTATATTGGAATTGCGTTTTCTTCTCTAAATTCTAAAATAAGGGTAGGTTATGCAGAACTAAACAATAATAATAATGATAATGATAATGATCCTACATCGATAGCAGGTTATTCTACTAGCAATATAAGATTACCTGTTGAACAGCTCTCTGATTCTAAAAATCGCTTTTATACGAGATTAAACTCAGCTATTGCAAATAATGGTACGCCATTAAGGTCAGCTATGACATCGGTTGGCAATTATTTTGATTATAGTAAAAATGCAGCTCAAATAGGAACCAGTGCTTCACCATGGTCTGATAACCCAGCTAATTTAAGTAATCCTGGCAATATAAGTGCATGCCGACTTTCATATAATATATTAATGACGGATGGCTATTGGAATACTGATAACCCCACTGCAACAGGCCCTTATGCTAATAATGATGGAGTGGCTGGTAGCGCTATAGGTTCTTATACATATCAACCAATAAATCCATATAAAGATAATTACTCAAAAACATTAGCTGATGTTGCAATGTATTTTTGGAACAAAGACCTAGTTGATAATAATATTGCCCCAAATAAGGTTCCTAAAACATCTTCAGATAGTGATGCGATTTGGCAACACTTAACCCAAATGACTATAGGTTTTGGTGTTTCAGGAAAGTTAAATGCAGACAACCCGAGCTTATCAAACAGTCAAATTTTATCTGGTATCACAAACGGTACATTAACATGGCCTGACCCAACTTTAAGCGATTCGGCAAAATTGGATGATCTTTGGCATGCGGCTGTCAATTCACGAGGCGGGTTTTATAATGCATCAAATCCAACGGAATTCATCAATGCTTTAAATGCTGTATTAGCCGAAATTCAAGCATCAGCGGGTTCATTTAGTGTCACGGCAGCCAATAGTTCAAGCATCACTGCTAACTCTGCAATATATCAGGCCGGATATTATCCTGGTTGGGTCGGTCGCGTATTTAAATATAGTTTAAATCAATCAACCGGTGCTATCAGTGCAACACCAATTAAAGCCTCTACACCGACTCCAGCTAATCGATCTATTTATACATGGGGAAACACAAGTTCGGCGACAACGTTTACATGGGATAATTTAAGCGCTGAACAACAAGGCTATCTGAATATTAATCCAAAAAGTAATAGTGGTGGAACCGATACGTTGGGATCTTCACGATTAGATTATCTACGTGGTGTCCAATCATCAGAAGTTCAAAATAATGGTACATTTCGTAATAGGAAAATACCGGCTGATGAGACAGGTTCACCTTCGGCAGTATTGGGTGATATTATAAACTCTTCAACCGTTTATGTATCAAACGAGAATTATGGCTATGATGATAAAGTCTCTGCATTAACGACAACAGAAAAAACAAGCTATACAACATTTAATGCATCAACGAATAAATCATCACGTACAGCCATGGTATATGTGGGAGCCAATGATGGCATGTTGCACGGTTTTAATGCGGATACTTTAGTTGAAAAATTTGCTGTCGTGCCGTCAGCGATATATCCAAAACTCAATCTGCTCACATCAACTGATTATGCACATGAATATTATGTTGATGGCTCGCCAGTGGTGGGGGACGCATATATTAATCCATCTTGGAAAACCGTGTTACTTGGTAGCACTGGGGCTGGTGGAAAATCAGTTTTTGCGTTAGATATAACTGACCCCGATCACTTCGCTACTGGAAAGCTCATGTGGCAATTTGATACCAGTAATCCCACTTATGCTAACAACATAGGTTATTCGATTCCACACCCAAGTATTGTTCGCTTACATAATGGTAAGTTCGTTGCTTTAATCGCCAATGGTTATAACAGCACTAACGGACATGCTGTGCTATTTATTGTTGATATCGCAAATGGTTCGGTGATTAAAGCGATTGATGCTGATGTTGGTCCTGATAACGGACTAAGTTCTCCCGCGCCTGTTGACAAAGATGGTGACCGAATTACCGATTATGTTTACGCCGGTGACCTAAAAGGTAATCTTTGGAAATTTGATCTATCATCCGACACAGAGGCTGATTGGGCCGCAACTAAGTTATTTACTGCATGTTCAGCAGACACTTGTTCAGATTCAAATCGACAACCAATTACTTCAAAACCAGAAGCGATGCGTCACCCTAAAGGCGGCATTATGGTTTTATTCGGTACTGGTAGTTATTTTTCTACATCAGATAACGCTGCTGCGCGTATTGAAGCCATTTATGGCGTGCGTGATTACGGTTCAAGTGAGTTAACAAGAACTAATCTGCTACGACAGAAAATTCTGGCTGAAGCGGACGATACACGTATTGTTTCTAATACCGCTGTTGATTACAGCACCTATAAGGGCTGGTATTTACCATTAATTTATCCAGACACATCCACCACACCAACGGGAGAGCGTGTAGTCAATGATATGGTTCTAAGTAGTAGCAAGCTCATTGTCACAACATTGATTCCATCAGCTGCCTCATCGTGTGACCCTGGTGGAAACTCATGGCTAATGGAACTCGACCCTATCAATGGGGCAAGGCTAAATTATGTTGTTTTGGATATCAATAATGATGGTGCTTTGAACGACTCGGATAATAAGTCATATACAGAAACAGATGCACAAACCGGCGTAACTAAAACTAATGCTAATACGCCTGTCAGTGGCAAGAAATATAGTGGGCTTATAACGACACCAACAATTAT
- a CDS encoding PilX N-terminal domain-containing pilus assembly protein: MNKHLFMRSKSYPRRKKQAGVVLFVSLIFILMVTMLAVTSIQSTTVTERIAGNSRDKSVAFQAAETALRDTESFMGSASGASTTFNNTHGFYDSTDGVALSWNAVSGGYRTYTDNSLSGQSMVELLPEDLISDGSIVAGKPKKSTSNIYRITSRGTGNTDTSIVMLQSIYRRRQ, from the coding sequence ATGAACAAACACTTATTCATGCGCTCGAAAAGTTATCCGCGTAGAAAAAAACAAGCGGGGGTTGTGCTGTTTGTCAGCCTGATTTTTATTTTGATGGTAACTATGCTAGCAGTGACTAGCATTCAGTCAACCACAGTCACAGAACGCATAGCGGGTAACTCTCGTGATAAATCAGTTGCCTTTCAAGCCGCAGAAACTGCATTACGTGATACAGAATCATTTATGGGAAGTGCATCAGGCGCCAGTACAACATTTAACAATACACATGGCTTTTACGATTCTACCGATGGTGTGGCTTTAAGCTGGAATGCAGTGAGTGGCGGTTATCGAACCTATACTGATAATTCATTAAGTGGACAGTCTATGGTTGAGCTATTACCAGAAGATCTGATTTCGGATGGCAGTATCGTGGCGGGTAAACCCAAAAAAAGCACAAGCAACATTTATCGTATCACTAGCCGAGGCACGGGTAATACTGATACCAGTATCGTAATGCTGCAAAGTATCTATCGTCGCAGACAATAA
- the pilV gene encoding type IV pilus modification protein PilV translates to MKHSGKKRLIHDGFSLIEVLISMVIISIGLLGAMALQATSLKEGQVSNYRDNATLIAQSVLDAIRANRTNAANYTITLAASAPTGTSITATDLQNFKNSASELLPSGNGSITVSAGTSTATINLQWSESRVKSGTDSQEFSYVSEY, encoded by the coding sequence ATGAAGCACAGCGGAAAAAAAAGGTTAATTCATGATGGTTTTTCATTAATTGAGGTTTTGATCTCAATGGTGATTATTTCTATCGGTTTGCTCGGAGCAATGGCGTTACAAGCAACCTCATTGAAAGAGGGCCAAGTATCTAACTACCGAGATAATGCCACCTTAATTGCACAATCTGTGTTGGATGCGATACGGGCAAATAGAACGAATGCGGCTAATTATACCATCACATTAGCAGCCAGTGCACCAACAGGCACCTCAATTACAGCAACTGATTTACAAAACTTTAAGAACTCTGCTTCCGAGTTATTACCAAGTGGGAATGGTTCAATTACAGTGTCAGCAGGTACATCAACAGCAACGATCAATCTGCAATGGAGTGAATCACGAGTTAAAAGCGGTACTGATAGTCAGGAGTTTTCCTATGTCTCTGAATATTAA